The following proteins are co-located in the Dyadobacter chenwenxiniae genome:
- a CDS encoding Crp/Fnr family transcriptional regulator — protein MYEQLRAHIEKIVELTDSEFLFVSEHFVAKKFKKHQFLIQEGEQVKYHYFIISGLLKLVYTDDTGKQHIVSFAMEDWWESDFYAFYMQTTATMSLECLEDTEVLCLSLDGYKALCDGLQKMERFFLEKANFGFLGAQRRIISWLTSNAKERYEQLLKQYPALIQRVPKSQLAAYLGVSRETLSRLSP, from the coding sequence ATGTACGAGCAACTCAGAGCACATATAGAAAAGATTGTTGAACTTACAGATAGTGAGTTTTTGTTTGTTTCTGAGCATTTTGTTGCAAAGAAATTCAAGAAGCACCAGTTCCTTATACAGGAAGGCGAACAAGTAAAGTATCACTACTTCATCATTTCGGGGCTTTTGAAGCTTGTTTACACGGATGACACCGGAAAGCAGCACATTGTTTCTTTTGCTATGGAAGATTGGTGGGAAAGTGACTTTTATGCCTTCTATATGCAGACAACAGCGACAATGTCACTCGAATGTCTTGAAGATACCGAAGTTCTGTGCCTTTCTTTGGACGGCTATAAAGCTCTTTGTGACGGGCTGCAAAAAATGGAGCGGTTTTTCCTTGAAAAAGCAAATTTCGGTTTCCTGGGTGCGCAACGTCGCATTATATCCTGGTTAACATCCAATGCAAAAGAACGTTACGAACAGCTCCTCAAACAGTATCCGGCGCTCATTCAGCGCGTACCAAAAAGTCAACTTGCGGCTTACCTGGGCGTGTCGCGGGAAACACTGAGCCGGTTATCGCCTTGA
- a CDS encoding RidA family protein has protein sequence MEKRIINPWQWQDARSYVQAVEVKSVESTLYVSGQTAINAEGISSNEDMKSQLTLALQNLKQVITEAGYECSGIVRLNIYTTATAELWPHFNIFQEWVALHQVKTTVTMLEVVSLFETLKVELEATVVK, from the coding sequence ATGGAAAAGCGCATTATTAATCCCTGGCAATGGCAAGATGCCCGCAGCTATGTACAAGCTGTTGAAGTTAAAAGTGTAGAAAGCACGCTGTATGTCTCAGGACAAACCGCCATCAATGCGGAGGGAATTTCTAGTAACGAAGACATGAAATCCCAGTTAACCTTAGCCTTACAAAATCTAAAACAAGTCATCACCGAGGCCGGTTACGAATGCAGTGGAATTGTACGGCTAAACATATACACTACTGCGACCGCAGAGCTTTGGCCTCATTTCAACATTTTTCAGGAGTGGGTTGCCCTGCATCAGGTTAAGACCACAGTCACTATGTTGGAAGTCGTAAGCCTGTTCGAAACATTAAAGGTTGAACTGGAAGCCACAGTCGTGAAGTAA
- a CDS encoding carboxymuconolactone decarboxylase family protein, with product MEARVNFQEKGQGALKVLFSMGGYLKKSTIGHQLLELVNFRVSQINGCAYCLDMHSKDLRAMGETEQRLYGVSAWRETPYYSERERAAFAWAEAVTHCHVSEEVFQEVSNHFTEEEMIDLTFSVNNINNWNRLNIAFQTVPGDYRVGQFG from the coding sequence ATGGAAGCTAGAGTTAATTTTCAGGAAAAAGGACAGGGCGCATTGAAAGTGCTTTTCAGCATGGGCGGTTACCTCAAAAAATCAACAATTGGGCATCAACTACTGGAATTGGTAAACTTCCGGGTGTCACAGATCAACGGCTGCGCATATTGCCTGGATATGCACTCAAAAGATCTTCGCGCAATGGGCGAAACTGAACAGCGATTGTACGGAGTAAGTGCCTGGCGTGAAACGCCTTATTACTCCGAGCGCGAACGCGCTGCATTTGCCTGGGCCGAAGCTGTGACGCATTGCCATGTGAGCGAAGAGGTATTTCAGGAAGTAAGCAATCATTTTACTGAGGAAGAAATGATCGACCTTACCTTTTCTGTAAATAACATTAATAACTGGAACCGGCTTAATATTGCATTTCAGACAGTCCCCGGCGACTACCGCGTCGGACAGTTCGGCTAA
- a CDS encoding YciI family protein — translation MNDFAIIIHRDLVSKDASPSPEQMQAAIKPFQDWIGGIAAQNKLAAPPKRWDSDGRVIKSNSVTNGPYAEIKESVGGIILIRAADYDEAVEIAKGCPVIEWGASVEVRMALPTPGN, via the coding sequence ATGAACGACTTCGCAATAATCATACACAGAGACCTGGTCAGCAAAGACGCCAGCCCATCGCCCGAACAAATGCAGGCAGCCATCAAGCCGTTTCAAGACTGGATTGGCGGCATCGCTGCCCAAAATAAGCTGGCAGCACCGCCCAAGCGATGGGATAGTGACGGCAGAGTGATCAAATCAAACAGCGTCACCAACGGCCCCTACGCCGAGATCAAAGAATCCGTAGGCGGCATCATCCTGATTCGCGCGGCAGACTATGACGAAGCGGTAGAAATAGCCAAAGGCTGCCCCGTGATTGAATGGGGTGCATCGGTGGAGGTTCGAATGGCGTTGCCAACGCCTGGGAATTAA